The nucleotide window GCCGTCTCGTCAGGGCCGCGAGAGGATCAGCCGCCCCAGGTGCGAACCGGGCCGCAATCCATATGCACGAAGTTCGAGCGCGAGTATTTCCCGACGCCGCCAGCATTGCAGGCCGCGGCGGCCTTGTACATCTGCGACACCGACCGCGAAGTCAGCCGCAGGTCCGCCGCCTGACCCTTCATGTGCAGCGAGTTCTTCGCCACCCCGCTCGAGCGCGAGCGCAGCATGTTGTTGGTGGCCGGCGAGCGGTAGCCCGACAGCATCATGTAGGGCTCGCTCACCCCCATCAGCCGATGCGAGGCGGCGGCGATATCCACGGTGCGCGCGTCGATGTTCACCACCTGGTCATTGCGCCAGTCGCGCATGAAGTGGTTGATCTCGGCCAGGGCCTCGGGAATGTAGTTCCCGTCCAGCCAGTAGATCGTGTCAAGGCTTTCGCCGGTCCGGCCCGAATACATGCGGATCCGCCGCACATCGCCGGCCCCGCGCAGGAAGCCGAAAGCGTTGGAGTAGGTCGGCGCCGCCACA belongs to Frigidibacter mobilis and includes:
- a CDS encoding YcbK family protein, translating into MTMTLSTGVSRRGILGVFAATALVAAPTYSNAFGFLRGAGDVRRIRMYSGRTGESLDTIYWLDGNYIPEALAEINHFMRDWRNDQVVNIDARTVDIAAASHRLMGVSEPYMMLSGYRSPATNNMLRSRSSGVAKNSLHMKGQAADLRLTSRSVSQMYKAAAACNAGGVGKYSRSNFVHMDCGPVRTWGG